In one window of Candidatus Hydrogenedentota bacterium DNA:
- a CDS encoding tetratricopeptide repeat protein — MTIAILLVLWSACATVPDAQLAAAEQSGNQADAYTHYLMGVIHQRAGQYEDALKEFRKASDLAPGSLSLDIRLIQYYVDLQDYPNAEQMCKRVLEQRKDDASLWIILGRIYQEQDKYEDAAQAFQKAVELKPSDPDDYQRLILAGEQANDQITTIDVLEKFIEINPKSEQLHLQLGLTYLRINNVESAKTAFEKALGLNAGLSQAQLLLGVCLLELGNPSAAAEHFRTFLQQSPDDDEGHVYLAGALGQQQQYQAAADELKIVIARGQAKPQHTLDLMYLLIRAGRYDEASEIIPPNDAPILGTLFRAWARKFASQPYRPLLDSLDSVEGEIDAECTDFLNSLLFRYGKQDAGEFAISSLKALRDEGVKSKYVDIVLARTYISLEKNAEAGELLEAALAQYGPDKWIHYYLGTVYEALDKVKDAEKHLKATLALDPEDAEVMNFLGYLYAEKNISLDEAEKLLNQALAIEPNNAFYLDSLGWIYYRQGKADLAIESIRKAIVLMTSDDAVLRDHLGDVYLLKGDKVRAVGEWERAHRLDPKLEGVQEKIDKYKKKLKKGPSK, encoded by the coding sequence ATGACAATTGCCATCCTGCTTGTATTGTGGTCCGCCTGCGCGACGGTTCCCGATGCCCAATTGGCAGCGGCGGAACAGAGCGGCAATCAGGCAGACGCCTACACGCACTACCTCATGGGCGTCATCCACCAGCGAGCGGGACAGTATGAGGATGCGCTGAAGGAGTTTCGCAAGGCATCGGATTTGGCTCCCGGCTCGCTCTCGCTGGATATCCGGCTGATTCAGTACTACGTCGATCTTCAGGATTATCCAAACGCGGAACAGATGTGCAAACGCGTGTTGGAGCAGCGCAAAGACGACGCGAGTCTGTGGATTATCTTGGGCCGAATCTACCAGGAGCAGGACAAGTACGAGGACGCCGCGCAGGCGTTTCAAAAGGCCGTGGAGCTCAAGCCTTCGGACCCAGACGATTACCAACGCCTCATCCTTGCGGGCGAGCAGGCGAACGATCAGATCACGACTATTGACGTTTTAGAGAAGTTCATTGAAATCAATCCAAAGTCCGAGCAATTGCACTTGCAGCTTGGATTGACGTATTTGCGCATCAACAACGTGGAATCGGCCAAGACCGCGTTCGAAAAAGCGCTGGGCCTGAACGCGGGATTGTCACAAGCGCAATTGCTGCTTGGCGTGTGCCTTCTCGAATTAGGCAATCCTTCCGCGGCGGCGGAACATTTTCGCACGTTTCTGCAGCAGTCTCCCGATGACGACGAGGGACACGTGTACCTGGCGGGCGCGTTGGGGCAGCAACAACAGTATCAGGCCGCGGCTGACGAACTGAAGATCGTGATTGCACGAGGCCAGGCCAAACCGCAGCACACCCTCGACCTGATGTATCTCCTCATCCGGGCAGGGCGCTACGATGAGGCTTCGGAGATCATTCCGCCCAACGATGCCCCCATTCTGGGCACGCTGTTTCGCGCGTGGGCACGCAAGTTCGCTTCGCAACCCTATCGCCCGTTGCTGGATTCGCTCGACAGTGTTGAAGGCGAAATTGACGCGGAATGCACCGATTTTCTGAACAGCCTGCTATTCCGGTATGGGAAACAAGACGCCGGCGAGTTTGCCATTTCGAGTCTGAAGGCGTTGCGGGATGAGGGTGTGAAATCCAAATACGTGGACATCGTCCTTGCGCGGACGTACATCAGCCTGGAGAAAAATGCGGAAGCGGGCGAATTGTTGGAGGCGGCTCTTGCTCAGTACGGACCCGACAAGTGGATTCACTACTACCTTGGAACGGTATACGAAGCGCTTGACAAGGTGAAGGATGCAGAAAAGCACCTGAAGGCGACACTCGCGCTGGATCCGGAAGACGCGGAAGTGATGAACTTCCTGGGGTACTTGTACGCGGAGAAGAACATCAGCCTGGACGAAGCCGAGAAGCTCCTCAACCAGGCGTTGGCCATTGAACCCAATAACGCGTTTTATCTCGACAGTCTAGGTTGGATCTACTACCGTCAGGGAAAAGCAGACCTCGCTATCGAGTCGATTCGGAAAGCAATCGTCCTGATGACCAGTGACGACGCGGTGCTGCGCGACCATCTGGGTGATGTGTACCTTCTAAAGGGGGACAAAGTGCGTGCTGTTGGCGAATGGGAGCGCGCGCATCGTTTGGATCCCAAGCTTGAAGGCGTGCAAGAGAAGATCGATAAGTACAAGAAGAAGCTGAAAAAGGGACCATCAAAGTGA
- a CDS encoding ribonuclease HII, which produces MRVEAGPPYSGAFLRDLETDERSGARALLAICHRMELRAKASKDRMEAMFRYEHEAKATGFRRVGGVDEAGRGPLAGPIVAGAVVLNEPIAGLNDSKLLKESERESLYERIMNDGHAVGVAVIEPEDIDRLGIQTANYRAMTLAATSLEPLPDFLLIDGFAVPGCPIPHRRIVKGDRLSQSIAAASIIAKVTRDRIMLQVDTEFPEYGFARHKGYATEEHLAAIERHGPCPVHRKSFAPFTSAAQTGSLFEESNMAS; this is translated from the coding sequence ATGCGCGTCGAAGCCGGCCCTCCGTACTCGGGGGCCTTTTTGCGCGATCTGGAGACCGACGAGCGTAGCGGCGCGCGCGCTTTGCTCGCCATTTGCCATCGGATGGAACTTCGGGCGAAGGCCTCGAAGGACCGCATGGAGGCTATGTTCCGATACGAACACGAGGCAAAGGCCACGGGATTTCGGCGTGTGGGTGGCGTTGACGAGGCCGGGCGCGGCCCGCTTGCAGGGCCCATCGTAGCGGGGGCGGTCGTATTGAACGAACCCATCGCGGGCCTGAACGATTCGAAGCTGCTGAAGGAATCAGAGCGGGAATCGTTGTACGAGCGAATTATGAACGACGGCCACGCGGTGGGAGTGGCAGTAATTGAACCCGAAGACATCGACCGGCTCGGTATTCAGACGGCAAATTACCGCGCGATGACCTTGGCGGCAACCTCGCTGGAGCCACTGCCCGACTTTCTGTTGATTGACGGCTTTGCAGTACCCGGTTGCCCCATACCGCATCGCCGGATTGTGAAAGGCGACCGTCTCTCGCAGTCCATTGCCGCAGCCAGCATCATTGCGAAGGTCACGCGCGATCGCATCATGCTGCAAGTTGACACGGAGTTTCCGGAGTACGGGTTCGCGCGCCACAAAGGATATGCTACGGAAGAACATCTGGCGGCCATCGAACGTCACGGACCTTGCCCGGTCCATCGTAAGAGCTTTGCGCCGTTTACCTCCGCCGCCCAAACAGGCAGCCTGTTCGAAGAATCTAACATGGCTTCATGA
- the rplS gene encoding 50S ribosomal protein L19 — translation MNILEELKQAQKKPASKVPKFSIGDTVRVHFRIIEGEKERVQVYEGVVIGRKGGDSPEGRFTVRRVAFGEGVERVFPIHSPRIEKVEVVREGRVRRAKLYYLRERSGKAARVRGRERSAVKKSASTETSGAAE, via the coding sequence GTGAATATCTTGGAAGAATTGAAGCAGGCCCAGAAGAAGCCGGCAAGCAAAGTGCCGAAGTTCAGCATCGGCGACACGGTCCGCGTGCATTTCCGCATCATCGAAGGCGAGAAGGAACGCGTGCAGGTCTACGAAGGCGTGGTCATCGGGCGAAAAGGCGGAGACAGTCCTGAAGGCCGGTTCACGGTGCGCCGTGTGGCATTCGGCGAGGGTGTCGAGCGCGTGTTCCCCATCCATTCGCCGCGCATCGAAAAAGTGGAAGTGGTCCGCGAAGGCCGCGTGCGCCGCGCCAAGCTCTACTACCTGCGCGAACGTTCGGGTAAAGCGGCCCGTGTGCGCGGACGCGAGCGTTCTGCCGTTAAGAAGTCGGCAAGCACGGAGACCTCGGGAGCAGCCGAGTAA
- the trmD gene encoding tRNA (guanosine(37)-N1)-methyltransferase TrmD, whose protein sequence is MRIDVLTIFPEFFEAPLKVSLLGKAIERDALTVEVTDIRSFATDRHRTVDDAPFGGGPGMVMKCEPLFAAVESLRGRNSLERVILMSPRGRPLTQGLVRELAQHPDLVLVCARYEGVDERVSQALCTDEISIGDYVLSGGELPALVVIEALSRMIPGVVGDWESVATDSFYDGILGSPQYTRPPVFRGMEVPAVLREGNHAAIRRWRRKEALRITKHRRPDLLEACDNEDRALLKEIEREDVESEREVES, encoded by the coding sequence ATGAGGATTGACGTTCTTACGATATTTCCCGAGTTCTTCGAGGCTCCCTTGAAGGTGAGCCTCCTCGGAAAGGCCATCGAGCGAGACGCGCTCACGGTAGAGGTGACGGACATTCGCTCGTTTGCGACGGACCGGCACCGCACGGTGGACGATGCGCCGTTTGGCGGCGGCCCGGGAATGGTGATGAAGTGTGAACCGCTGTTCGCGGCGGTGGAAAGCTTGCGCGGGCGAAACTCGCTCGAACGGGTGATCCTGATGTCGCCGCGAGGGCGGCCATTGACGCAAGGGTTGGTGCGCGAATTGGCGCAACACCCGGACTTGGTGCTGGTCTGCGCCCGATACGAGGGCGTGGACGAGCGCGTGAGCCAAGCGTTGTGCACGGACGAGATCTCCATTGGAGACTACGTGCTCAGCGGTGGCGAGTTGCCTGCGCTGGTGGTCATCGAGGCGTTGAGCCGGATGATTCCCGGTGTGGTCGGCGATTGGGAGTCCGTTGCGACGGACTCGTTTTATGATGGGATTTTGGGCTCGCCGCAGTACACGCGGCCGCCGGTCTTCCGCGGGATGGAAGTGCCGGCGGTGTTGCGGGAAGGTAATCATGCGGCCATTCGCCGGTGGCGGCGGAAAGAAGCCCTGCGGATAACGAAACACCGGCGTCCGGATTTGCTCGAGGCCTGTGACAACGAGGATCGTGCGCTCCTGAAGGAAATCGAGCGGGAAGACGTGGAGTCGGAAAGGGAGGTCGAGTCGTGA
- the rimM gene encoding ribosome maturation factor RimM (Essential for efficient processing of 16S rRNA), with product MTGSWVEIGVVRSVNPARRELRVQPRRSGRSRIEGADWVYVGRSANTPVRCKVANVTAGNEWIVIALAAGVPRDAVAGMRNAVVYVEPETSSARQAGEYEVSELIGLEVVSNRGERIGTIRDAMETGANDVIEIETATGKRFLLPVIESIVESIHWNEGQVVVGEYGPYAVDDED from the coding sequence ATGACCGGCTCGTGGGTCGAGATTGGCGTGGTGCGGTCGGTGAATCCGGCCCGGCGTGAGTTGCGTGTGCAGCCGCGCAGGTCTGGGAGAAGCCGAATCGAGGGCGCGGATTGGGTCTACGTGGGCCGTTCTGCGAACACCCCCGTTCGGTGCAAAGTGGCGAACGTGACAGCGGGTAACGAGTGGATTGTGATCGCGTTGGCCGCGGGAGTGCCTAGAGACGCGGTGGCGGGCATGCGAAATGCCGTCGTGTACGTCGAGCCGGAGACATCTTCGGCGCGGCAAGCGGGCGAGTACGAAGTTTCGGAATTGATTGGACTTGAGGTCGTGTCGAACCGGGGCGAGCGGATTGGAACGATTCGCGACGCGATGGAAACCGGTGCGAACGACGTCATTGAGATAGAGACCGCGACAGGCAAGCGTTTCTTGCTTCCGGTCATTGAGTCAATAGTTGAATCGATACATTGGAACGAAGGCCAAGTCGTTGTAGGCGAATACGGGCCGTATGCGGTCGACGATGAGGATTGA
- a CDS encoding KH domain-containing protein → MAQLNDLVEFVAKKLVTHPEDVNVRTIESEEGQIVELRVNPEDMGKVIGKNGKTAKAMRSLLASATTKSDTRAVLQIVE, encoded by the coding sequence ATGGCACAACTGAACGATTTGGTTGAGTTCGTTGCGAAGAAACTCGTAACGCACCCCGAAGACGTGAATGTGCGGACTATCGAGAGCGAAGAGGGCCAGATTGTGGAGTTGCGCGTGAACCCCGAGGACATGGGAAAAGTCATCGGGAAGAACGGCAAAACCGCAAAGGCGATGCGCTCGCTCTTGGCGTCAGCTACGACGAAGTCCGACACGCGCGCCGTTCTGCAGATTGTGGAGTAG
- the rpsP gene encoding 30S ribosomal protein S16, with translation MATVIRLQRGGRTHAPYYRVVVMDSRDRTRGRVIDQIGVYQPCAKPEPQAEIDEAKALAWLTKGAKPSETVRAMLTKKGVMAAHASGAKSEGEASA, from the coding sequence ATGGCGACAGTAATTCGATTGCAGCGCGGCGGGCGCACGCACGCGCCGTACTACCGGGTGGTAGTGATGGACTCGCGGGATCGGACCCGTGGGCGGGTCATTGACCAGATCGGCGTATACCAGCCGTGCGCAAAGCCCGAGCCGCAGGCGGAAATCGACGAGGCAAAAGCGCTTGCGTGGCTGACGAAGGGCGCGAAGCCTTCGGAAACCGTTCGCGCGATGCTGACGAAGAAGGGTGTCATGGCCGCGCATGCATCTGGCGCAAAGTCTGAAGGCGAGGCGTCCGCGTAG